From the genome of Candidatus Poribacteria bacterium:
CAGTGGTGGCGCAGCGGAACCGCTGAGTTCTCCAAGGTGTGAGGCGACAAGGACAAGGTCTTGTATATCGCGTGTTCCGTCGCCGTTTACATCTGTTCGGAGATTAGTTCCACTGGTTTTTCCGATGTCTTGCGCGACGAGGATAAGGTCTAAAACATTGACTTCGCCATCTCTATTGACATCCCATTTCGGGACAGTGATGACGAATTTTTTGTTGATGGGGTTAACGGTATAGTTGGTATCCTTTGCGAACCCAAAGAACCCGCTGAATGCGCCGTGTCCATGGTTATCAACGGCAACGAGGAGGACGTTTACTCCAATTTTGAGTGTTAGGGGGAAAGCGTCTTGAAAATCGCCTGCGCCGCGTGTTATGGGGTTGTAGTGGACCATCTCGCCGTTGAGCCAGACTTTCACAGCATCGTTGCTGCCGACGAGCATGGTTGTTTCCTGTCTTTGGGGTGAATTGAGGGTAACCGATCCGTAGACAACGTGGTCGTATATCTCCCTGCCGAAGCCCCATCCGAGAGCATCCGTCATTTCGTTGATGTTATCACCGCCAGTAGGTGCAAGTGTATGTGCCTCCCATTTACTATCGCCGACGGCTTTCCCTTCGGTTGCCCCGAAGGTGGAAATTTTGATTTCAGTTGCTGCACCGCCGGTTGCTTTCGCGATGAGGTCGGTATCCTTGTGAAGTAGAGTGCCGGGGACGATCACCCAGAGCCAGGGACCTTCGATTTTGGAGCCTGCTTCCGGGAATATGGTATTCACAAAATTAGAGTGCGTAATGGCTGTGCGGCCTGCGAACCTGTCGAAGACGGTTCCGTCCAGTATAGCATTGCCGGTAAGACCAAGCCAGTTGAGGTTGTCCAAATTCGTGAGAGGTGATGGGTCTGTTATGAAATTATCGCTGAGGTCTATCCATGTGAGTCCTTGGTTCTCAGCGAGGGGTGAGACATCCGAGATATCGTTTTCTGACAGGTCTACCCAAGTCAAGTTCGTTAAGTTTTTGAGTGGCGATATATCGGAGATTTGATTCGCCTGGAAACTGAGGAATTTGAGGTTGGTTAACCCGGCTATCGGTGAAAGGTCTGTTATCTGGCTAGCAGCAAGATAGAGTCCTGTTAAACCTTTTGCTTTTGCTAAGGGCGAGAGGTCTGATATTCCTGCGTTGCATACATTTATATCTTGCAATTTGGGAAGTTCTGCAATTCCCTCAAGGTTCACGACTGGTGTGTCCCATCCAGAAAAGGCTCGGAGGTTAATCAATCCTGAGAGGGGGGCGAGGTCGGCGACTGGATTCTCGGACATCCCTATTTCTTCCAGTCTTATGAGTCCAGCAAGGGGTGATAAATCGGATATGAAATTGGCACTAATCCATATTTCTCTTAGGTTGATAAGGGATGCAAGAGGCGATAGGTCGAATATCACATTGCCGTTTAGGTCAAGCTGTTGTAGGCGCGCGAGGCTTGCAAGGGGTGTTAGGTCGGATATCAAGTTGTTCCGTAGTCCTAAAGATAGGAGGTTTGTTGCGGTTTCGAGTCCAGTCAGATCGGTGATACCTCTGTTCTCGGCGTGCAGTTCGGTCAGTGTCTGCATCTCTTCGCGGGTGATGTGTGCATTTTCGGGTTTACCGAGTGTTTCGTTAATAGCGGCGCGTAGGTTTTCATCCGGAATGGTGACGGTTTGTGCGGATGTGCTTAGCGGTCCCAAGAAGAGTGTGGTGGAAAGCGCGATTATATTTAAGACGAAAATGTGTTGTTTATTGGCAATTTGCATTGTGCTGTGTCTCCATATTATGCGGGTTTTTCGTCATAAACTTCGTATCAAGTGTGAAGTCTCTGTTTTTTGAATTTTAACAAATCTAACGAAAATTCTCAACTAAAAAAACAGGATTATTTATCGTTGATTTTTGCGAAAAATTCGGCGTGTTCTCTGTCTCTCTTGCACAACCTAACAGGTTATGCTACAAAGGGGTAACTTAGATTAGTTGAAAGTGGTGCCTAAATATTCTTGTAGGGGTTGGGTCTCCCAACCCCTAAGGTGAACGGATAGCAGATCTGCCAGAGAGCGAGGGGAACCTTGAAGAAATCCGCAGAAACACCCTATCAAAGACCCCCAGCAAAAACCGCCTACGGTGGTGGCATATCCTAACGTTTGGAATAATAAACCACCTTCAACTAAATAGCAGTGAGTTTCACAGGCTTTAAATGGACATAATGGTTTTATGTACGGTATACTATAATGCACGATGTCCGTATCGTTTGCGGACTTTTAAAGGAGGAAAAAATATACCGTATGGCAGGTACTGAACGGATAATATATCTTAAAAATGAACTGAAGGAACGGATCCTGATTCTCGATGGGGCAATGGGATCGCTGTTGCAGACCTATCGCCTTACAGAGGCAGATTTTCGAGGCGAACAATTTGCCGATCACCCGTGCGAACTCAAAGGCTATAACGATCTGCTTTCCATAACACAACCGCACATTGTCCGAGAAATACACGCAAACTATTGTAGCGCGGGTGCGGACATCATCGAAACAAACACTTTTACCAGCACATCTGTGTCAATGGCGGACTATCAACTTCAAGATGTCGCATATCAGGTAAACTATGCGGCTGCGTCTATCGCTCGCGAGGTCGCGGATAAATGGACATCGCCAGACAAACCGCGCTTCGTCGCCGGGAGCATGGGACCTACTAACCGGAGCTGCTGCATTTCGCCAAATGTGAATGACCCAGGATACCGGAACATCACTTTTTCACAACTCGTTTCCGCCTACACGACGCAAGCGGAGGGCTTAATTGATGGCGGCGCAGACTTTCTCCTCGTCGAGACCGTCATGGATACGCTCAACTGCAAAGCCGCGCTCTTCGCCATACAAACCCTCGCTGAAGCACGAGGCATTGACATCCCTCTTATCGTTTCCTCCGACAGAAGTGGTGGCGGCGGTCGCAACCTCTCCGGACAGACAGTTGAAGCCTTCTGGAACTCTGTTCGGCATGTAAACCTGCTCGCCGTCGGGTTGAACTGCGGCTTTGGTGCACAACAGATCCGTCCGTATCTCGCTGAAATGGCGAAATTGGCTGATATACCCGTTATCTGCTATCCGAACGCTGGATTGCCAAATGAACTCGGTCAATATACACAGACCCCAGCGGAAATGGGAGAGTGGATGCACGATTTCGCGCAGAACGGGTTTGTCAATATCGTCGGTGGATGTTGTGGGAGTCAACCTGAACATATAGAAACCATCGCTAAAGTCGCCGCTGAATACGCACCGCGAGAGCCTGTACCACAAGAACGCGCCTGCCGTCTCAGCGGTTTAGAGGCATTCAACATCACACCCGATTCTCTCTTTGTTAACGTTGGTGAACGGACAAACGTAACAGGATCCCGCCGATTTGCAACCCTCATCAAAAATGAGGACTATGAGACGGCATTAGAGGTTGCCAGAGATCAAGTCGAAAACGGCGCACAACTTATCGACATCAATATGGACGCGGGCATGTTAGATGCCAAAACCGCAATCGTTAAGTTTCTTAACCTCATTGCAGCGGAACCTGATATTAGTCGAGTGCCTATTATGCTGGACTCCAGTCGATGGGAGGTCATAGAGGCAGGTTTGGCGTGCGTTCAGGGAAAAGGGATTGTCAATTCAATCAGTTTGAAAGAGGGAGAGGAAGATTTCTTAGCAAAAGCACGACAAATCCGCAGGTACGGTGCCGCTGTTATCGTCATGGCGTTTGACGAAGAAGGGCAGGCGGATACCTACGAACGGAAAGTGGAAATCTGTCGTAGGGCATATCAACTCCTGACAGAACAGGTTGGGTTTCCACCGGAAGACATTATTTTCGATCCGAATATCTTTGCTGTCGCAACCGGTATCGAAGAACACAACGAATACGCGAAGGCGTTTATTGAAGCCTGTGAGCAGATTAAAGCCACGTGTCCACACGCTTTGGTAAGCGGAGGTGTCAGCAACATCTCCTTCGCCTTCCGTGGCAACGATACAGTGCGCGAGGCGATGCACGCCGCTTTTCTCTATCATGCCATCAATACTGGTATGGACATGGGCATCGTTAATGCTGGGCAACTCGCGGTTTATGACGATCTACCGAAACCGCTCTTAGAAGCCGTGGAGGATGTCCTGTTCAATCGCCGAGAAGATGCGACCGATCGACTCGTTAACCTCGCGGATACACTGAAAGGCCCGGGTAAAAAGAAACGTGTAAATAGGGAATGGCGGAAACTACCGGTGGAAAAACGACTCAGTCACGCCCTCGTCGAAGGAATTATCGAATACATCGAAGATGATACAGAAGAGGCACGTCTTAAACACGAACGTCCGATACAGGTAATTGAGGGACCTTTGATGGACGGAATGAACCGTGTTGGTGAACTCTTCGGAGATGGTAAGATGTTCCTACCACAGGTCGTCAAAAGCGCACGGGTCATGAAAAAGGCGGTTGCCCACCTCATTCCATATATTGAGCAGGCACAGGCAGAAGGTGGTATCCAATCCAGAGGCAAAATTGTGATGGCGACGGTGAAGGGCGATGTTCACGACATCGGCAAGAATATTGTTGGGGTCGTGCTTGGGTGCAACAATTATGAGGTCATTGATCTCGGTGTGATGGTACCTGCGGAAGAAATTCTGGAAACAGCACGGAAAGAGAACGCTGATATTATTGGATTGAGCGGACTTATCACACCGTCGTTAGATGAGATGGTGCACGTCGCTGGAGAGATGGAGCGTGAAGGTTTCCATATCCCACTCCTTATCGGCGGTGCGACGACTTCAAAGGTACACACCGCCGTTCAAATTGAACCGACTTATAGCGGTTCAACAATTTACGTCAGGGATGCCTCTCGAAGTGTTGGCGTTGTTAGCAATCTGATGAGTGGTGAGAGACAACAGACCTTTACCGAGCAGACACGTGAAGAATACGCTGAGATTCGGGAACGCCGAGCCAAAAACCGGCAACAGGCGAACCTGCTACCCTTTGAGGTTGCCCAACAGCGGAAATTCACACCGGATTGGCGGAATTATCAACCGCCTCCGCCGCGCCTGATAGGCACGGAGGTTTTTGAAGATTACTCTTTAGCGGAACTCGTTGATTACATCGACTGGAGCCCTTTTTTTACGACGTGGGGACTCCGCGGCAAGTATCCGAATATACTGGAGCATCCAGAAGTCGGTGAGGAAGCACGGAAACTCCTTAAGGATGCTGAAACGCTTCTCCAAACTATCGTTGAAGAGAAAAGGTTTCAGGCACACGCTGTCGTTGGGCTTTTTCCTGCTAATGGTGTCGGTGAAGATACCGAAATTTACGCGGATGAAGCGCGAGCAGAAGTGATCGCTACCCTGTACCATCTGCGTCAACAGACGGAACAACCCTTCACGAGACCGAACCTCAGCCTCGGTGATTTTATCGCCCCAAAAACAACAGAGGTCCCGGATTATATCGGGGCATTTGCTGTGACGACAGGTATCGGTGTTTCCGAACTCTGTGCTGAGTTTGAACAGAAGCAGGACGATTACAACAGTATTATGGCAAAGGCGTTAGCAGACCGATTAGCGGAGGCTTTCGCGGAGCGGATGCATCAGTACGTCCGCACAATGCTTTGGGGTTATGCCGTTGATGAGACATTGGATAATGAGGCACTGATTGCCGAGAAATACCGCGGGATTCGTCCAGCACCCGGATATCCTGCATGCCCTGACCACACCCAAAAACGGACCTTGTTTGACTTATTGAAGGTCACAGAAAACACGAGCATCTCTCTCACTGAGAGTTTGGCAATGTCCCCGGCGGCATCTGTGAGCGGCTGGTACTACTCACATCCAGAGGCGCGGTATTTCAGTATTGCCAGAATCGGAGAGGATCAGGTGTCGGATTATGCAGAACGCACCGGTATGGAATTAGAAACAGCAAAGCGTTGGCTGAAACCGTTGCTGACGTAAAACTGTCTTTCATAACTAAAGTAATAGGGCGGTGAAGTTCAACCCGCCACCCTATTTTTTTGTTAATTTCTGCGTTAATCCAACGATTTCACGCCTGAATAAACGCAGTATCATGAGCGATCACGCCTGGGGTTGATACAAACCGACGCTGTTACCACCTGGGTCGAGGAACATCGCGAAGGATCCTATACCTCCCGGAATAACCTGAGGTGGTACACAGGTCTTGCCACCAAGACTTTCTACCTTCTCAAGCGATGCCTGAAGGTCATCAACCTGAATATAGATCGTGATATAGTTGGAGACAGGCATGTCGTCGGTTGTTGGAAGTATGTGTCCACACACCTCGTTCTCCGCTGCCGGATCCAATCCGTAAATGCCACTTGGATCTTGGTTGGAACTCCAACCAAATAGCGAACTATAGAATTCGCTTAGTGATTTAGCATCCTTACCCGCTATCTCAAAATGTACAACTGGATTTCCCATTGGAATTTTCCTTTCTTTATATTATGTATTTTATATTAAGTAATTATACATTAATATATTCCAAAAAGCAAATTTATTTTTCCATTCGGAACCGCTTTATATCAACGCCAGTTTGAAAAAAATATTAAAAACTGAAGCGGACGTAAATTGGGCAAAAAGCAATATATTCCTTCAAAAAGAGGCGATTTTTAGGAATACAACCCCCTAAATCCCCCTTATCAGGGGGACTTTAAGAGGAAAGGCATCTGTCCGAAGTATTTATCAAACTCGCGTTTATATCAAGTTTATTAATCTGCTTCCGCGTTAATCTTCCAATTCCTGATTCGGGTGAACGCCGTGTGGTTCGTGATCGGTAC
Proteins encoded in this window:
- a CDS encoding dockerin type I domain-containing protein — protein: MQIANKQHIFVLNIIALSTTLFLGPLSTSAQTVTIPDENLRAAINETLGKPENAHITREEMQTLTELHAENRGITDLTGLETATNLLSLGLRNNLISDLTPLASLARLQQLDLNGNVIFDLSPLASLINLREIWISANFISDLSPLAGLIRLEEIGMSENPVADLAPLSGLINLRAFSGWDTPVVNLEGIAELPKLQDINVCNAGISDLSPLAKAKGLTGLYLAASQITDLSPIAGLTNLKFLSFQANQISDISPLKNLTNLTWVDLSENDISDVSPLAENQGLTWIDLSDNFITDPSPLTNLDNLNWLGLTGNAILDGTVFDRFAGRTAITHSNFVNTIFPEAGSKIEGPWLWVIVPGTLLHKDTDLIAKATGGAATEIKISTFGATEGKAVGDSKWEAHTLAPTGGDNINEMTDALGWGFGREIYDHVVYGSVTLNSPQRQETTMLVGSNDAVKVWLNGEMVHYNPITRGAGDFQDAFPLTLKIGVNVLLVAVDNHGHGAFSGFFGFAKDTNYTVNPINKKFVITVPKWDVNRDGEVNVLDLILVAQDIGKTSGTNLRTDVNGDGTRDIQDLVLVASHLGELSGSAAPPLLSQILTQNRISPTVLQVWIAQAQAENDGSYAFQKGIANLQKLLTVLAPEETALLPNYPNPFNPETWIPYQLVEPADVTLTIHAVNGVLVRRLALGYQAAGIYQTRNRAAYWDGKNALGEPVASGVYFYTLTAGDFNATRKMLIMK
- the metH gene encoding methionine synthase, with translation MAGTERIIYLKNELKERILILDGAMGSLLQTYRLTEADFRGEQFADHPCELKGYNDLLSITQPHIVREIHANYCSAGADIIETNTFTSTSVSMADYQLQDVAYQVNYAAASIAREVADKWTSPDKPRFVAGSMGPTNRSCCISPNVNDPGYRNITFSQLVSAYTTQAEGLIDGGADFLLVETVMDTLNCKAALFAIQTLAEARGIDIPLIVSSDRSGGGGRNLSGQTVEAFWNSVRHVNLLAVGLNCGFGAQQIRPYLAEMAKLADIPVICYPNAGLPNELGQYTQTPAEMGEWMHDFAQNGFVNIVGGCCGSQPEHIETIAKVAAEYAPREPVPQERACRLSGLEAFNITPDSLFVNVGERTNVTGSRRFATLIKNEDYETALEVARDQVENGAQLIDINMDAGMLDAKTAIVKFLNLIAAEPDISRVPIMLDSSRWEVIEAGLACVQGKGIVNSISLKEGEEDFLAKARQIRRYGAAVIVMAFDEEGQADTYERKVEICRRAYQLLTEQVGFPPEDIIFDPNIFAVATGIEEHNEYAKAFIEACEQIKATCPHALVSGGVSNISFAFRGNDTVREAMHAAFLYHAINTGMDMGIVNAGQLAVYDDLPKPLLEAVEDVLFNRREDATDRLVNLADTLKGPGKKKRVNREWRKLPVEKRLSHALVEGIIEYIEDDTEEARLKHERPIQVIEGPLMDGMNRVGELFGDGKMFLPQVVKSARVMKKAVAHLIPYIEQAQAEGGIQSRGKIVMATVKGDVHDIGKNIVGVVLGCNNYEVIDLGVMVPAEEILETARKENADIIGLSGLITPSLDEMVHVAGEMEREGFHIPLLIGGATTSKVHTAVQIEPTYSGSTIYVRDASRSVGVVSNLMSGERQQTFTEQTREEYAEIRERRAKNRQQANLLPFEVAQQRKFTPDWRNYQPPPPRLIGTEVFEDYSLAELVDYIDWSPFFTTWGLRGKYPNILEHPEVGEEARKLLKDAETLLQTIVEEKRFQAHAVVGLFPANGVGEDTEIYADEARAEVIATLYHLRQQTEQPFTRPNLSLGDFIAPKTTEVPDYIGAFAVTTGIGVSELCAEFEQKQDDYNSIMAKALADRLAEAFAERMHQYVRTMLWGYAVDETLDNEALIAEKYRGIRPAPGYPACPDHTQKRTLFDLLKVTENTSISLTESLAMSPAASVSGWYYSHPEARYFSIARIGEDQVSDYAERTGMELETAKRWLKPLLT
- a CDS encoding VOC family protein; this translates as MGNPVVHFEIAGKDAKSLSEFYSSLFGWSSNQDPSGIYGLDPAAENEVCGHILPTTDDMPVSNYITIYIQVDDLQASLEKVESLGGKTCVPPQVIPGGIGSFAMFLDPGGNSVGLYQPQA